From the genome of Spinacia oleracea cultivar Varoflay chromosome 2, BTI_SOV_V1, whole genome shotgun sequence, one region includes:
- the LOC110782002 gene encoding histone-lysine N-methyltransferase ASHH2 isoform X1, whose amino-acid sequence MGPCEQSAEPACVSPRMFFADGVEELVDNVLGERLMECSVEPLSSFNISSPMADRGGDDSVVQFIDQQHCFSDPCGGLGELGMEDGNTTYNCPVPVANNSETSIERADLECAYGTEDICDVVGERLDELILEPLSGLDISLHASKEEQGSVLEFSSEEGFCELDHISGTLEGRDETAKDFCQSTTCTDTDFEPVIDRHDVQCEHADNNSELGSASSIKCCLNNICNDGGQCEHEMNSCLSNLTVDGRFLSVTQQVAGSPSGSATPYMSATKAGCGSSVPGSFAEAVCTGTVDNGTSKSLVVPDTFRTDDSDASPNFTRAIENFNHAGYTEKDNAGTEVDTCELKCLQTSSLPLRRSSRSRKSVQKVPRVKNATMCTKKATKVCQTPDLLSEATRKKRSSLSRSICSSDWGKLKNLSKYFQEFQQSNEISVNLMIDQRSSKKKAGQRNRKKNMLNVIASSQFSEGRKEVPYRPIRLKVTFGKKEEPSKVDGIAPVVVDAFPGFQPADSSKGLNSCSYIDSSGEHVKDSSVSKDKCSNSTSNVQFAGSNVEMCSESGRSSNEDSAQLDFEKRDSLCADKFSDPGTSPDSEVIDQLLGSVIGPMASCGNACPRSHSSPASKKKSKNKRYKKEKLCLAGNPALEYQHSADRAKISKKGGQLQKLVDDLRSINNINADSENPPSSTSGSELVLTDLLPVVDDGSRGAGDLDNGADTNAYSSLTIGIESANSGNSCELVPLNETQAKRNSKGSRTKGKPRNKSKITDVIRHQVEPFGQQKAKSKSTSKHKVMETGILSEAYKIKPRPGTGNQDMLDLGKTDVSNEVPLDIACCLDLSTTVVGKQTSAPRVAWVCCDECLKWRCIPAELADSIEQTNCRWTCKDNGDQAFADCSIPQEKSNAEINAELQISDEEDARDGHLGSKGSGLGQPVAFQPSTWMLIKSNLFLHRSRKAQTMDEVMVCHCKPPVNGRLGCGSQCLNRMLNIECVQGTCPCGDLCSNQLFQKKQYAMLSWFRCGKKGYGLQVLENTSEGKFLIEYVGEVLDLQSYEARQRDYAAKGHKHFYFMTLNGNEVIDASAKGNLGRFVNHSCDPNCRTEKWVVNGEICVGLFASRNIKKGEELTFDYNYVRVFGAAVKKCHCGSRKCRGYIGGDPLNSQVIVQGDSDEEFPEPVVIDENGEIDRSLEDMMAKSISQDAEQALNGDKLIEENSEDIVESGEMVNKIKYLTDDVDQSQTVPVKDTVNEVHESTDSLLGLDLKNLRNGPLSAIQSQTSRTEHTTSTPASSPESDILLVENTIQKSFSGSIDSNSRVSELDIKCELPHARPRSRMKISRPSKSVKNRKFSGNSANVGKALLTGHRSKILSHKSKKSLEGSANGHLEAVEAKLNELLDADGGICKKKDASKGYLKLLLLTAASGDSGNGGSIQSNRDLSMILDAMLKSKSRGVLLDIINKNGLQMLHNMMKLYRTDFKKIPILRKLLKVLEFLAEKEILTMEHINGDSLHPGVESLRESVLYFTNHKDNQVHQIARNFRDRWIPRKFNRMDRRREFRRGSNSNNRYFGTGHHWREQGAPDTERSITCSDQSVTITNPNPADDRMLQEASCSQLTDSQTTLTRPRKRKSRWDQPACPRSPKNIRTNPIVEIIEDFSKHENKVPDDETMQNSDEDDEAPPGFSYPLDPVNDSPPGFSTSAQCPSMGLLQERFNPRLPVAYGIPLSVIQKSGTLLCGTVDSWDIAPGMPFQPFPPLPPYPRRDRRQVAEQEEAREGYNGDQGVPSTSGASANLLHQQNTVATNPNVFQQGRFRNIPGNRYNRQKKWNNQKSRPPWLRNLDGWGFRGNYPPHPRNGSSEINTETVANELNDNHLADVNHSIEYADRLVLFETRQVHGIGEFETE is encoded by the exons ATGGGTCCTTGTGAGCAGTCAGCTGAACCTGCGTGCGTCTCGCCGCGAATGTTTTTTGCTGATGGGGTCGAGGAACTAGTGGATAATGTTCTTGGTGAGAGATTAATGGAGTGTTCTGTGGAGCCTCTTTCAAGCTTTAACATTAGTTCACCAATGGCTGATAGAGGTGGTGATGATTCTGTTGTACAATTTATTGATCAACAGCATTGTTTCTCTGACCCGTGTGGTGGGCTAGGTGAATTGGGAATGGAAGATGGGAATACAACATATAATTGTCCTGTGCCTGTTGCTAATAATTCAGAAACTTCTATTGAAAGGGCTGATTTAGAATGTGCGTATGGCACTGAGGATATATGTGATGTTGTAGGCGAGAGGCTGGATGAGTTGATTCTTGAGCCCCTTTCAGGCTTGGACATCAGTTTACATGCGTCTAAAGAGGAACAGGGTTCTGTTTTGGAATTCAGTTCTGAGGAGGGTTTCTGTGAGTTGGATCATATCTCTGGTACCCTTGAAGGAAGAGATGAGACTGCGAAGGACTTCTGTCAAAGCACTACTTGTACGGATACAGATTTTGAACCTGTTATTGATAGGCATGATGTTCAGTGTGAGCATGCTGATAATAACTCTGAATTGGGAAGTGCGTCAAGCATCAAATGCTGCCTAAACAATATATGTAATGATGGAGGACAATGCGAGCATGAGATGAACTCATGTCTCTCCAACCTTACCGTTGATGGCCGATTCCTGTCAGTAACACAACAAGTTGCTGGCTCTCCGAGTGGTTCGGCAACACCTTATATGTCAGCTACTAAAGCAGGCTGTGGAAGTTCCGTTCCTGGAAGTTTTGCGGAAGCTGTGTGCACTGGGACAGTGGATAATGGGACTTCGAAGAGCTTGGTAGTACCAGATACATTCAGAACGGATGATTCTGATGCCTCTCCTAACTTTACCCGTGCAATTGAAAATTTTAACCATGCTGGTTACACAGAAAAGGACAATGCTGGGACAGAAGTTGACACATGTGAGTTGAAATGTCTTCAGACTTCCTCTTTGCCTCTGCGTAGGAGTTCTAGGAGTAGAAAATCAGTCCAGAAAGTCCCAAGAGTTAAAAATGCAACTATGTGCACCAAGAAGGCCACTAAAGTGTGTCAAACCCCTGATTTGCTTTCAGAGGCTACAAGAAAGAAACGAAGTAGCTTGAGTAGATCAATTTGTTCATCTGACTGGGGAAAGTTAAAGAACTTGTCAAAGTACTTTCAAGAGTTTCAACAGAGTAATGAGATTTCCGTAAACCTAATGATAGATCAAAGATCAAGCAAAAAGAAGGCAGGCCAAAGGAACAGGAAGAAAAATATGCTTAACGTGATTGCAAGCTCTCAATTCTCAGAGGGAAGAAAGGAGGTTCCTTATCGCCCAATTCGTCTGAAGGTCACTTTTGGGAAAAAGGAAGAGCCGAGTAAGGTGGATGGTATAGCTCCTGTAGTGGTTGATGCTTTTCCTGGTTTCCAGCCTGCTGACAGTAGTAAGGGGCTGAATTCATGCTCATATATCGATAGCTCTGGAGAGCATGTGAAAGATAGTTCAGTTTCCAAAGATAAATGCAGCAATTCTACATCAAATGTTCAGTTCGCAGGATCCAATGTAGAAATGTGTTCCGAGTCAGGCAGGAGTAGTAATGAAGATTCTGCTCAACTGGATTTTGAAAAACGGGACAGCTTGTGCGCTGATAAGTTCTCAGATCCCGGTACTTCACCTGATTCAGAGGTTATTGACCAGTTACTTGGTTCTGTTATTGGGCCTATGGCGTCTTGTGGCAATGCTTGTCCCAGGAGTCACAGCTCCCCAGCTTCTAAGAAAAAGAGCAAGAACAAAAGATACAAGAAAGAAAAACTCTGTCTAGCAGGCAATCCTGCCCTAGAGTACCAACATAGTGCTGACAGAGCTAAGATATCTAAGAAGGGTGGTCAATTGCAGAAACTAGTTGATGATCTTCGTTCTATTAATAACATAAATGCTGACAGTGAAAATCCGCCAAGCAGTACCTCTGGCAGTGAGCTAGTTTTAACGGATTTGTTGCCAGTTGTTGATGACGGTTCCCGTGGGGCTGGAGATCTGGACAATGGTGCTGATACCAATGCCTATTCTAGTTTGACCATTGGGATTGAGTCTGCTAATTCTGGGAATTCATGTGAGTTGGTTCCTCTCAATGAAACTCAAGCAAAGAGAAATTCCAAAGGTTCAAGAACCAaaggaaaacccaggaataagtcTAAGATCACAGATGTTATTAGGCATCAAGTGGAACCTTTTGGCCAACAGAAAGCTAAAAGTAAGTCGACAAGTAAGCACAAAGTGATGGAAACTGGCATTTTGAGTGAGGCATACAAAATAAAGCCCCGACCAGGGACAG GGAATCAGGATATGCTTGATTTGGGGAAAACAGATGTCAGCAATGAAGTGCCACTAGATATTGCATGTTGCCTGGATCTTTCAACTACTGTAGTTGGGAAGCAGACCTCGGCTCCTCGTGTTGCATGGGTTTGCTGTGACGAGTGTCTTAAATGGCGCTGTATACCGGCTGAACTTGCAGATTCCATTGAACAAACAAACTGTAGATG GACTTGCAAGGACAATGGAGACCAAGCTTTTGCTGATTGTTCAATTCCCCAAGAGAAATCCAATGCTGAGATCAATGCTGAGTTGCAAATATCTGATGAAGAGGATGCTCGTGATGGGCACTTAGGTTCCAAGGGTAGCGGTCTTGGGCAACCAGTAG CTTTTCAGCCGTCAACTTGGATGCTTATAAAGTCTAACTTGTTTCTACACCGCAGTCGCAAGGCCCAGACTATGGACGAG GTTATGGTTTGCCACTGCAAACCTCCTGTAAATGGTCGACTGGGCTGTGGCAGTCAGTGTTTGAATAGAATGTTGAACATTGAGTGCGTTCAAGGAACCTGCCCATGTGGGGATCTTTGTTCTAATCAGCTG TTTCAAAAGAAGCAATATGCCATGCTGAGTTGGTTCCGTTGTGGGAAAAAGGGTTATGGATTGCAAGTTTTAGAAAATACCTCAGAGGGAAAGTTTCTCATTGAATATGTTGGCGAG GTGCTGGATTTGCAATCTTATGAGGCACGGCAAAGAGATTATGCTGCGAAGGGCCACAAGCATTTCTACTTCATGACGCTGAATGGAAATGAG GTTATAGATGCAAGCGCCAAAGGAAACTTAGGTCGCTTTGTTAACCATAGCTGTGATCCTAATTGTCGCACAGAGAAG TGGGTAGTGAATGGAGAAATTTGCGTTGGCCTTTTTGCATCGAGGAATATAAAAaag GGTGAAGAGTTAACTTTTGACTACAACTATGTACGGGTGTTTGGTGCTGCAGTTAAGAAATGTCACTGTGGCTCTCGTAAGTGTCGGGGCTATATTGGAGGTGATCCACTCAATTCACAAGTAATTGTTCAAGGAGACTCAGATGAAGAATTTCCAGAACCTGTTGTCATTGATGAAAATGGTGAAATTGACCGTAGCCTAGAGGATATGATGGCTAAATCCATTTCTCAGGACGCTGAACAGGCTCTAAATGGAGATAAATTAATCGAAGAGAATTCCGAAGATATAGTTGAATCTGGAGAGatggtaaataaaataaagtatttGACTGACGATGTTGATCAATCACAGACTGTTCCAGTGAAGGACACGGTTAATGAAGTTCATGAATCTACAGATAGTCTATTAGGCTTAGACCTTAAAAATTTGAGAAATGGACCTTTATCTGCTATACAAAGTCAAACCTCAAGAACAGAACATACGACGAGTACACCGGCATCTTCCCCGGAATCAGATATACTGCTTGTGGAAAATACAATACAAAAGTCTTTCTCTGGTTCGATTGATTCTAATAGCAGGGTGTCTGAACTTGACATTAAGTGTGAACTACCTCATGCTAGACCTCGTTCTCGAATGAAAATATCTCGTCCATCAAAATCTGTTAAGAACCGAAAATTTAGTGGCAATTCAGCCAATGTTGGTAAGGCTCTTCTAACAGGCCATAGATCAAAGATTTTATCCCACAAGTCAAAGAAATCACTGGAGGGTTCTGCCAATGGTCATCTTGAAGCAG TTGAGGCGAAGCTCAATGAATTACTCGATGCTGACGGTGGTATCTGCAAAAAGAAG GATGCCTCTAAAGGCTACTTGAAACTTTTGCTTCTAACTGCAGCTTCTGGTGATAGTGGCAATGGGGGATCAATTCAGAG CAATCGAGATCTTTCAATGATACTTGACGCGATGTTGAAATCCAAATCCCGGGGGGTTCTTCTGGATATAATCAACAAAAACG GATTGCAGATGCTACATAATATGATGAAGCTTTACAGAACGGATTTTAAGAAGATTCCTATCTTACGGAAGCTTCTTAAG GTTTTGGAATTTCTTGCTGAGAAGGAAATACTGACTATGGAGCACATTAATGGAGATTCACTACATCCTGGAGTAGAGAG TTTGAGGGAATCGGTATTATATTTCACGAACCACAAGGATAACCAG GTCCACCAAATTGCACGAAACTTTCGAGATAGATGGATTCctcgaaaatttaatcggaTGGATCGAAGGAGAGAGTTTCGTAGAGGCTCAAACTCAAATAATAGATATTTTGGAACAGGCCATCACTGGCGAGAACAAGGAGCACCCGATACAGAACGTAGCATAACTTGTTCTGATCAATCAGTAACAATTACAAACCCTAATCCTGCTGATGATAGAATGCTGCAGGAGGCCTCTTGTTCACAGTTAACTGATTCTCAAACTACTCTTACCCGACCTCGGAAACGTAAAAGCAGATGGGATCAACCTGCATGTCCTAGGTCACCCAAGAATATCAGAACAAATCCAATAGTTGAAATTATTGAGGATTTCTCCAAGCATGAAAACAAAGTACCAGATGATGAAACAATGCAGAATTctgatgaagatgatgaagcTCCACCTGGGTTTTCTTACCCACTTGATCCTGTTAATGACAGTCCACCTGGATTTTCTACTTCTGCACAGTGTCCTTCAATGGGACTTCTTCAGGAGAGATTCAACCCACGTTTACCAGTGGCGTATGGTATTCCGTTATCTGTGATACAGAAATCTGGGACTCTTTTGTGTGGAactgttgatagttgggatatTGCCCCTGGTATGCCTTTCCAACCTTTTCCACCACTTCCTCCTTATCCACGACGTGACAGGAGACAGGTGGCAGAGCAGGAAGAAGCGAGGGAGGGCTACAATGGTGATCAAGGTGTACCAAGTACTTCTGGTGCAAGTGCAAACCTGTTGCATCAGCAAAACACTGTTGCAACAAACCCGAACGTGTTTCAACAAGGAAGGTTCCGGAATATTCCAGGGAATAGGTATAATCGACAGAAGAAGTGGAACAACCAGAAGTCAAGGCCGCCATGGCTCCGGAATTTAGATGGGTGGGGTTTCAGAGGGAACTACCCACCTCATCCCAGAAACGGGTCATCAGAAATAAACACGGAAACGGTTGCTAATGAACTGAATGATAATCATTTAGCTGATGTAAATCATAGTATAGAGTATGCAG ATCGGTTAGTTTTGTTCGAGACAAGGCAGGTTCATGGCATTGGCGAATTCGAGACGGAATAA